A part of Hippea maritima DSM 10411 genomic DNA contains:
- a CDS encoding ABC transporter ATP-binding protein: MVLLQLEGVTKIFGGLVAVDSLDISIDEGMVYGIIGPNGAGKTTVFNCITGVYKPEKGKIIFKGKNITGLSPHRIANMGIVRTFQTIRLFGDMSVAENIMSGRHFRSRQKWWHGIIHTPFYYKDEKENWLKVKEFMDLFGLTHLAKMPAASQPYGIQRKIEMARALATEPELLILDEPAAGLNDKERLELVDTIRKIKEMGITVLLIEHNMDLVMSITEYISVLSFGKKIAEGKPEEIQNNPIVIEAYLGKEDEDE; this comes from the coding sequence ATGGTGCTACTACAGTTAGAGGGTGTAACAAAGATATTTGGCGGACTTGTTGCTGTTGATTCTTTGGATATATCCATAGACGAGGGTATGGTCTATGGCATAATAGGTCCAAATGGTGCTGGAAAAACAACCGTTTTTAACTGCATAACCGGTGTTTACAAGCCAGAAAAAGGCAAAATCATATTTAAAGGCAAAAACATAACAGGTCTATCTCCACACAGAATAGCAAATATGGGCATAGTCAGGACATTTCAAACCATTAGGCTCTTTGGAGACATGAGTGTAGCAGAGAACATCATGTCGGGCAGGCACTTTAGGAGCAGGCAAAAATGGTGGCATGGAATAATCCATACACCTTTTTACTACAAAGACGAAAAGGAAAACTGGTTAAAGGTTAAGGAATTCATGGATCTGTTTGGCTTAACACACCTTGCAAAGATGCCTGCTGCAAGTCAGCCATACGGTATTCAGAGAAAAATTGAAATGGCAAGGGCTTTAGCAACAGAGCCTGAGTTGTTAATATTGGATGAGCCTGCCGCTGGCTTGAATGACAAAGAACGCTTAGAATTGGTTGACACCATAAGAAAAATCAAAGAGATGGGCATAACAGTGCTTTTAATAGAACACAACATGGACCTTGTTATGAGCATAACAGAATACATAAGTGTTTTGAGCTTCGGTAAAAAGATAGCCGAAGGCAAACCAGAAGAGATACAAAACAATCCGATAGTCATCGAAGCCTACTTAGGAAAAGAGGATGAAGATGAGTGA
- a CDS encoding branched-chain amino acid ABC transporter substrate-binding protein → MSSFAAGVIKIGVQAPITGKFASEGQSIDKAVRLIVKQYNEKGGILGKKLEVVTCDDEGKAVKAAICARKLVDEGVIAVIGSYTSTCAEAAEPIYYRAGVLQTSDGTSDTLVKHGYWTFFRNSSPNSAEAAFTAKFFLKKQHYKRIAAISDYSTFSTNLTNAVVENIKKMGGNIVYTGKITSGAQNFTPILTKIKSFHPDVIYFGGYYTDGGLIRAQMVQLGMKADFVGGDSNDNPEFIKLAGKAAVGAYLVNVPLPEMLPYDAAKKFLKAYKETYHENPASIWTLFNVDGLRAILYAAEQTKTTDTKKIADYLHNKLKDFPGITGPISFAPNGERIGSAYMAYRIGSDLKYHIVYKEK, encoded by the coding sequence GTGTCCTCGTTTGCAGCAGGCGTTATCAAAATTGGTGTTCAAGCTCCTATAACAGGCAAATTTGCAAGCGAGGGTCAGTCGATTGACAAAGCCGTTAGACTCATCGTTAAGCAGTACAACGAAAAGGGTGGTATCTTGGGTAAAAAACTTGAAGTTGTAACATGCGATGATGAGGGTAAAGCCGTTAAAGCTGCAATCTGCGCAAGAAAACTCGTAGATGAGGGTGTTATTGCAGTTATCGGTTCCTACACATCTACATGTGCAGAAGCTGCAGAACCAATCTACTACAGAGCTGGCGTTCTCCAGACATCTGACGGTACAAGCGATACACTGGTAAAGCATGGTTATTGGACGTTCTTCAGAAACTCATCCCCCAACTCAGCAGAGGCTGCATTTACAGCTAAATTCTTCCTAAAGAAACAGCACTACAAAAGAATAGCTGCTATTTCTGACTACTCAACATTCTCTACAAATCTAACAAATGCAGTAGTTGAAAACATCAAAAAGATGGGCGGAAACATCGTTTACACAGGCAAAATCACATCTGGTGCTCAGAATTTCACACCAATTCTAACAAAAATCAAATCCTTCCATCCTGATGTAATATATTTCGGCGGTTATTACACAGATGGTGGTTTAATTAGGGCTCAGATGGTTCAACTCGGAATGAAAGCAGACTTTGTTGGTGGTGACTCCAACGACAACCCTGAATTCATTAAACTTGCAGGCAAAGCTGCAGTAGGTGCTTATCTTGTAAACGTTCCTCTACCAGAGATGCTCCCATATGATGCTGCCAAGAAATTCTTAAAGGCTTACAAAGAGACTTATCATGAGAATCCAGCAAGCATTTGGACTCTCTTCAATGTTGATGGTTTGAGAGCAATTCTTTATGCCGCAGAGCAGACAAAAACTACAGATACAAAGAAAATAGCAGACTACCTACACAACAAGCTTAAAGACTTCCCAGGCATTACAGGTCCTATAAGCTTTGCACCAAACGGCGAAAGAATCGGAAGTGCTTATATGGCTTATAGAATAGGTTCAGACCTCAAATATCATATCGTTTACAAGGAGAAGTAA
- a CDS encoding branched-chain amino acid ABC transporter permease, with amino-acid sequence MDIFLQQLVNGLTIGSIYALVALGYTMVYGVLKLINFAHGDLVALSAYIGLVIMMQLAGALSPVLLIITTFIATMIIIATAGVILERTAYRPLRKAPRLSAVVSALGASLVIENGIMLIWGPMPRIFPASAVPNANYNIGNVYISLMQVLVLIISFVLMVALYFFVNRTKLGTAMRACAIDQDAARLMGIDVNRVIVTTFVIGSALGAVGGLFIGMYYRGIHFNMGWIYGLNAFVAAIIGGIGNIPGAMLGGILLGIFNAFISGYLSSSWALALTYVLLIVIMIIRPTGILGERVAEKV; translated from the coding sequence ATGGACATATTCCTTCAACAGTTGGTTAATGGCTTAACAATCGGCAGTATCTATGCCCTTGTTGCACTCGGATATACCATGGTTTACGGCGTGTTGAAGTTAATAAACTTCGCTCATGGCGATTTAGTTGCATTAAGTGCCTACATTGGACTTGTGATAATGATGCAACTTGCGGGGGCACTCTCCCCCGTTCTCTTAATTATCACAACATTCATAGCCACCATGATAATTATAGCTACAGCAGGTGTAATACTCGAAAGAACAGCCTATAGGCCTCTACGCAAAGCCCCAAGGCTCAGCGCTGTTGTTTCGGCTTTGGGTGCTTCATTGGTTATAGAAAACGGCATAATGCTAATTTGGGGACCAATGCCCAGGATATTCCCGGCAAGCGCAGTACCTAATGCAAACTACAACATTGGAAATGTTTATATAAGCTTAATGCAGGTGTTGGTCTTGATTATATCGTTTGTATTAATGGTGGCTTTATATTTCTTTGTAAATAGAACAAAGTTAGGTACAGCCATGAGAGCATGCGCTATAGACCAGGATGCGGCAAGATTGATGGGCATAGATGTAAATAGGGTTATTGTTACAACATTTGTTATAGGTTCTGCACTGGGTGCAGTAGGCGGATTATTTATCGGTATGTACTACAGGGGCATCCACTTTAATATGGGGTGGATTTACGGACTTAATGCCTTTGTTGCAGCCATTATAGGTGGAATTGGAAACATACCAGGCGCAATGCTGGGTGGTATTCTGCTTGGCATCTTTAATGCATTCATATCAGGATACCTATCCAGTAGCTGGGCTTTGGCTTTAACCTATGTGCTTCTAATTGTTATCATGATAATAAGACCTACAGGAATCCTTGGAGAAAGGGTTGCGGAGAAAGTATGA
- the metG gene encoding methionine--tRNA ligase: MKKYYITTPIYYVNDVPHIGHSYTTLAADTLARYKRLLGEDVFFLTGTDEHGQKIQKAAKSANTTPKQLADRVVENFKKLWKKLDITNNFFVRTTDDYHQKCVQEAFEYIYKKGDIYKGEYEGWYCIPCESYYSEIEIGENKTCPVCGRKLDLVKEESYFFKLSAYQDRLLEFYENNPDFVLPQTRYNEIKSFVKMGLKDLSITRTSFDWGIPVPFDDKHVIYVWFDALLNYVSAIGCRKGDFDDIWPADVHFVGKDILRFHAVYWPAFLMALDLPLPKHVVAHGWWTVDGKKMSKSLGNVVDPNEMIEKYPRDAYRYFLLRNVPFGLDGDFSEKELIERINSDLVNDFGNLLNRSLTMMEKYSKGNIRRPSAINDDSLSILAKETFKKVEDSLKVFRFDEALIAIFDFIKSANKYIAQKEPWSLKKQGKQDELDEVLYNLYASLKFISGIISPFLPDAANKMQDMLNLEKDKTVEFYLDFYNVEEAKIKKAGMLFERIEEKKEEKEEELRDKRISIEEFFNVDLRVARVLEAENVEKSKKLLKLKIDIGEDKPRTLVAGLKEFYKPEDLVGKLIIVVANLKPAKLMGIESNGMLLAAKDDSGKPVILTPSETVKPGAKIS, translated from the coding sequence ATGAAAAAGTACTACATAACAACGCCGATTTATTACGTTAACGACGTACCCCATATTGGGCATTCTTACACAACATTAGCTGCGGATACACTGGCAAGGTACAAGAGGCTTTTGGGTGAGGATGTGTTTTTCTTGACAGGTACAGATGAGCATGGACAGAAGATTCAAAAAGCGGCTAAATCTGCCAACACAACGCCAAAGCAGCTTGCCGATAGGGTTGTTGAGAATTTTAAAAAGCTATGGAAAAAGCTTGATATAACAAACAATTTTTTTGTTAGAACTACAGATGATTACCATCAGAAGTGCGTTCAAGAAGCCTTTGAATATATCTACAAAAAGGGTGATATATACAAGGGTGAATATGAGGGCTGGTATTGTATACCGTGCGAGAGCTATTATTCAGAGATTGAAATAGGCGAGAATAAAACATGCCCCGTCTGCGGCAGGAAGCTTGACCTTGTAAAGGAAGAGAGTTATTTTTTCAAGCTATCTGCTTATCAGGATAGGTTGCTTGAGTTTTACGAGAACAACCCTGATTTTGTCCTGCCTCAAACACGTTATAATGAGATAAAGAGCTTTGTCAAGATGGGGTTGAAAGATCTGAGTATTACAAGAACGTCGTTTGATTGGGGTATTCCTGTTCCGTTTGATGATAAACATGTTATATATGTTTGGTTTGATGCGCTTTTGAATTATGTAAGTGCTATAGGTTGCAGGAAAGGTGATTTCGATGATATATGGCCGGCGGATGTCCATTTTGTCGGTAAGGATATATTGAGATTTCATGCAGTTTATTGGCCTGCATTTTTGATGGCACTCGATTTACCCTTACCCAAACATGTTGTAGCCCACGGCTGGTGGACGGTTGATGGCAAAAAGATGAGTAAATCATTGGGCAATGTTGTAGATCCTAACGAGATGATAGAAAAATACCCCCGAGATGCATATAGGTATTTCTTGCTGAGGAATGTGCCATTTGGTCTTGATGGTGATTTTTCTGAGAAAGAGCTAATAGAGAGAATAAACTCAGACCTTGTTAACGATTTCGGCAACCTGCTAAACAGAAGCCTGACGATGATGGAGAAGTATTCAAAAGGCAATATAAGGAGACCTTCTGCTATAAACGACGATAGTTTAAGTATACTTGCAAAAGAGACCTTCAAAAAGGTTGAGGATAGTCTAAAGGTATTTAGATTTGATGAGGCTTTAATAGCGATTTTTGATTTTATCAAGAGTGCCAATAAGTACATTGCACAAAAAGAGCCGTGGAGTTTGAAAAAGCAGGGCAAGCAGGATGAACTTGATGAGGTTCTGTACAATCTTTATGCCTCTCTTAAATTTATAAGTGGCATTATTTCTCCGTTTTTACCCGATGCAGCAAATAAAATGCAGGATATGCTCAATTTAGAAAAAGATAAGACAGTTGAGTTTTATTTGGATTTCTACAATGTTGAAGAAGCTAAGATAAAAAAAGCCGGAATGTTGTTCGAGAGGATAGAAGAGAAAAAAGAAGAAAAGGAAGAAGAATTAAGGGATAAGCGTATAAGCATAGAAGAGTTTTTTAATGTTGACTTGAGGGTAGCTAGGGTTCTTGAGGCTGAGAACGTTGAAAAATCAAAGAAATTGCTTAAACTTAAAATTGATATAGGTGAGGATAAACCAAGAACACTGGTTGCCGGGCTAAAGGAGTTTTATAAACCCGAGGATTTGGTTGGCAAATTGATTATTGTTGTGGCAAATTTAAAACCGGCAAAGTTAATGGGCATTGAGTCTAACGGCATGTTACTTGCTGCCAAGGACGACAGTGGCAAGCCGGTTATACTTACGCCAAGTGAGACTGTGAAGCCTGGTGCAAAGATAAGCTGA
- a CDS encoding branched-chain amino acid ABC transporter permease, translating to MDTKKIVSYGVFFAALIIVPFIFNSNWTSVFTTFLIYSAVALSQDIVLGRAGMFDMGHAIFFGLGAYSTAILNMVYGWPILATIPVAIILPVIASILLAAPIIHLRGDYLLVTTIGFNIVFIQALKNNVFGITGGPNGIFGVEPLKLFGFSFSSQTSIYFLAFFVLILTLIIIHNLETSKPGRALHYLNEDSLASECIGINTRFYRLYAFGLSAAVAGLAGVVFTLQFSAVSPDAFDFIQSVLFFTIVLVGGPSSIPGVLLGTFFMFVVPEMFRQFAEARYLVFGIAMILIMIFRPKGIWPVKFGKIPNYITKE from the coding sequence ATGGATACAAAAAAGATTGTCTCTTACGGTGTTTTCTTTGCTGCATTGATTATCGTGCCTTTTATCTTCAACTCAAATTGGACATCAGTCTTTACAACATTTCTTATCTATTCAGCCGTTGCACTGAGTCAGGATATAGTTTTAGGTAGAGCCGGCATGTTCGATATGGGTCATGCCATATTTTTTGGACTTGGAGCCTACTCAACCGCCATTTTAAACATGGTTTACGGCTGGCCTATATTGGCAACAATACCGGTGGCTATAATTTTACCTGTTATTGCAAGTATCTTACTCGCAGCTCCAATTATTCACCTGCGTGGGGATTATTTACTTGTTACAACTATAGGTTTTAACATTGTTTTCATTCAAGCTTTAAAAAACAACGTATTCGGTATAACAGGAGGACCAAACGGTATTTTCGGTGTTGAGCCATTAAAACTGTTCGGTTTTTCTTTCTCATCACAAACATCTATCTATTTTTTGGCATTCTTTGTGCTTATCTTAACACTCATCATAATACACAACTTAGAGACAAGCAAACCAGGCAGAGCTCTTCACTACCTAAACGAAGACTCTCTTGCAAGTGAGTGTATAGGCATAAACACAAGATTTTACAGGCTTTATGCCTTTGGATTGTCTGCAGCAGTTGCAGGGCTTGCAGGTGTTGTATTCACACTTCAATTCTCTGCTGTCTCTCCGGATGCATTTGATTTCATACAATCTGTTCTATTCTTCACAATTGTTTTAGTAGGTGGACCATCATCTATACCGGGAGTTCTTCTTGGAACGTTCTTCATGTTTGTTGTGCCTGAAATGTTTAGACAGTTTGCCGAGGCAAGGTATCTGGTCTTTGGTATAGCAATGATTCTAATCATGATATTTAGGCCAAAAGGCATATGGCCTGTAAAGTTCGGCAAAATTCCAAATTACATAACCAAGGAATGA
- a CDS encoding UvrD-helicase domain-containing protein codes for MSLAILNSMEPKDAIAFNNLSIEASAGSGKTYRLAERFLLMLTEYLKSKATLKSLKFCGGNQETCQTPTSIDSIIAITFTNKAAAEMKERVISFLKCLAGIKSDNVPDVGLDKDSSFKLLVEIVEKFSDFHITTIDSFMNRILKAFAADLNIHPDYEITFDRDTIFDEAFETLVADKANAEELLSFLNKLLLLSQYEGMNPKAIVKKGLKKFEEVELEEGVVGFSDLLNCLDIKAKTLEEIYNSLKRKVRTEIGIIRQILEESKKLFDGRQIRTLKTIDEENIIEKYEKLKERQSDNPSCNFLKSNNLPPETEKAFNESFNSLIEISEQFLLLKGVYEAEAIKEQLSKLKEIEKRIKSSLNIVEISTISKDISGILRKDLGVSYAFCRLGERISHYLIDEFQDTSHSQFEAMEPLIDNALAGEGSVFVVGDKKQAIYAWRGGDYTIFDKITNKDGIETDRLKLNYRSAKNIVKFNNKVFKVAKLLNNEFSSALSKNSAGKKIRDAIIDIYKYSYQRIDKNKQDNNPGYIEVKLADKDVIDENRDEFYRKSMIRLIDRLINKFKLKPSQIMILIRQKENIKKVFSWLKEEFPNIEFITEDSLTLISNAEIKKLLLVASAIAFEEEPAYKKALELINCNIDIKGLTEQIKGLTPYEVFVKLLSFDEFDNKNNKAYFDRLLEEVLKLTEQQKSLQEIIQYFYDNPDITITLNEEIEAVRIMTIHKAKGLESHTVIVPFYDWSLFNPPKNLYRTVDLSPFVKGKKAFLKIDKDIKLFLDDAKEQYADFVKTQFIESLNIMYVASTRAKENLFIIGTFKEKKNNKMTSGDMLDSILKGVYPDQFKQKFFLKVLKFGELEKQEENKSGSVDDGEIEQQPPKRVSISREFLKVYPKESFNANIEEKRLGSLYHLAMSFIGFMGNKNIDNIAEKAYQKASSLMGYKNPKAVGLIRNTLEDLKDYFENIDGFHNEKEFVDRYGNILRPDRIVVKNSQIYIIDFKSGKKENEHLQQVGNYMRLFKKAKGIIYYADKREIVRVG; via the coding sequence ATGAGTTTGGCTATCTTAAATTCTATGGAACCCAAAGATGCAATAGCGTTCAACAATCTCTCAATTGAAGCCTCTGCAGGTAGTGGAAAAACATACAGATTGGCAGAAAGATTCTTGTTGATGCTTACCGAGTATTTAAAATCCAAAGCCACGCTTAAAAGCCTCAAATTTTGCGGGGGTAATCAGGAGACTTGCCAAACTCCGACCTCTATAGACTCCATCATAGCCATAACCTTCACAAACAAAGCCGCTGCCGAGATGAAAGAGAGGGTTATATCCTTCCTAAAATGCCTTGCTGGCATAAAATCAGACAATGTGCCCGATGTAGGGCTTGATAAAGACTCATCATTTAAGTTGCTTGTTGAGATTGTCGAGAAATTCTCAGACTTCCACATAACAACCATTGACTCGTTTATGAACAGAATACTCAAAGCCTTTGCTGCCGACTTAAACATACACCCGGATTACGAGATAACATTCGACAGGGATACGATTTTTGATGAGGCGTTCGAAACGCTTGTAGCGGATAAAGCAAACGCAGAGGAGTTGTTAAGCTTTTTAAACAAGCTATTACTGCTTAGCCAATATGAAGGCATGAATCCAAAGGCTATTGTTAAAAAAGGGCTCAAAAAATTTGAAGAGGTTGAGCTTGAAGAGGGTGTTGTTGGGTTTTCTGATTTGCTTAATTGCTTGGATATTAAGGCTAAAACTCTTGAAGAGATTTATAATAGCCTAAAACGAAAGGTAAGGACAGAAATCGGTATTATTAGGCAAATCTTAGAAGAAAGTAAAAAGCTTTTTGATGGGCGCCAAATAAGAACACTTAAAACAATAGATGAAGAAAACATCATAGAAAAATATGAAAAACTAAAAGAAAGACAGTCTGATAATCCTTCTTGTAATTTTTTAAAAAGCAACAATCTCCCACCCGAAACAGAAAAGGCCTTCAATGAAAGCTTTAACAGTCTTATAGAAATATCAGAGCAGTTTTTACTCCTAAAGGGTGTCTATGAGGCAGAGGCCATAAAAGAACAGCTAAGCAAACTGAAAGAGATTGAAAAAAGGATAAAGAGCTCTTTGAATATAGTCGAAATCAGCACCATATCCAAAGATATTAGCGGTATCCTAAGAAAGGATTTAGGTGTAAGTTATGCCTTCTGCAGGCTTGGTGAGCGCATTTCACACTATTTGATTGATGAGTTCCAGGATACATCACACAGCCAGTTTGAGGCTATGGAGCCTTTGATTGACAATGCCCTTGCAGGGGAGGGTAGTGTCTTTGTAGTGGGGGATAAGAAGCAAGCGATATACGCCTGGCGTGGCGGTGATTACACTATCTTTGATAAGATTACCAATAAAGATGGGATTGAAACAGATAGACTTAAGCTAAATTACAGGTCAGCTAAAAACATAGTGAAGTTTAACAACAAGGTATTCAAGGTGGCAAAGCTGCTTAATAATGAGTTTTCCTCTGCCCTTTCAAAAAATAGTGCAGGAAAAAAAATAAGGGATGCAATCATCGATATATATAAATACTCCTATCAAAGGATAGATAAAAATAAACAAGATAACAATCCAGGATATATCGAAGTAAAACTCGCCGATAAGGATGTAATAGATGAAAATAGAGATGAGTTTTACAGAAAAAGCATGATAAGGCTAATAGATAGGCTCATAAACAAATTCAAACTAAAGCCATCGCAAATTATGATTCTCATAAGGCAGAAGGAAAATATAAAAAAGGTCTTTAGCTGGTTAAAGGAAGAATTCCCAAATATTGAGTTCATTACGGAAGATTCACTAACACTTATAAGCAATGCAGAGATAAAAAAGCTTCTTCTTGTTGCCTCTGCTATTGCATTTGAAGAAGAGCCTGCTTACAAAAAGGCATTGGAGCTTATAAATTGCAATATAGACATAAAAGGTTTAACCGAGCAGATAAAGGGATTAACACCCTATGAGGTCTTCGTAAAGCTGCTCAGTTTTGATGAATTCGATAATAAAAACAATAAAGCTTATTTTGATAGGCTCTTAGAAGAGGTCTTAAAACTAACAGAGCAGCAGAAGAGCCTTCAGGAGATAATTCAATACTTCTATGACAACCCAGATATCACCATAACCCTAAATGAAGAGATTGAGGCAGTAAGAATCATGACCATACACAAGGCAAAGGGTCTTGAAAGCCACACCGTCATAGTGCCATTTTACGATTGGAGTTTATTTAATCCTCCAAAGAACCTATACAGAACTGTTGATTTATCACCCTTTGTAAAAGGAAAAAAAGCATTCCTAAAGATAGACAAAGATATAAAACTCTTCTTAGATGATGCAAAAGAACAGTACGCAGACTTTGTAAAAACCCAGTTTATAGAGTCCTTAAACATCATGTATGTTGCAAGCACAAGAGCCAAGGAAAACCTATTCATAATAGGGACATTTAAAGAGAAAAAGAATAACAAAATGACTTCTGGTGATATGCTTGATTCTATTCTTAAAGGGGTATATCCAGATCAGTTTAAGCAGAAGTTTTTTCTTAAGGTTTTGAAGTTTGGAGAGCTTGAGAAACAGGAAGAAAATAAGAGTGGCAGTGTTGATGATGGTGAGATTGAGCAGCAGCCGCCTAAGAGGGTTTCAATATCAAGGGAGTTTTTAAAGGTCTACCCAAAAGAGAGCTTCAATGCCAATATAGAAGAGAAAAGGTTGGGTAGCCTTTACCACCTTGCCATGTCATTTATCGGCTTTATGGGGAATAAAAACATAGACAATATAGCAGAAAAAGCCTATCAAAAGGCATCAAGCTTAATGGGATATAAAAACCCAAAAGCAGTTGGTTTGATAAGAAATACACTTGAAGACTTAAAGGATTACTTTGAGAATATAGACGGCTTCCACAATGAGAAGGAGTTTGTGGACAGATACGGCAATATCCTAAGACCGGATAGAATTGTAGTAAAAAATAGTCAGATTTACATAATAGACTTCAAAAGTGGCAAAAAAGAAAATGAGCATTTGCAGCAAGTGGGAAACTACATGAGGCTATTCAAAAAAGCAAAGGGTATCATATACTATGCAGATAAGAGGGAAATAGTCCGTGTCGGCTGA
- a CDS encoding ABC transporter ATP-binding protein, with translation MSEKILVVENLVVSYGSIEAVKGISFEVDKGELVTILGANGAGKTTTLRTISGLLKAKSGSIRYKGLELTSMPAHKIVGLGISQSPEGRRVFGTLTVEENIKLGAYTKAKINTSTLEWIYELFPRLKERKNQLAGTLSGGEQQMLAIGRALMSEPEVLLLDEPSLGLAPVLVKAIFETIKQIKEEGTTILLVEQNAKAALKLADRGYVLEVGKIVMEGTSEELMNSPKIQEAYLGKKK, from the coding sequence ATGAGTGAAAAAATACTTGTCGTCGAGAACCTTGTTGTATCCTATGGAAGCATAGAGGCGGTAAAGGGCATATCTTTTGAGGTGGATAAGGGAGAACTTGTAACAATATTAGGAGCAAACGGCGCAGGCAAAACGACCACTTTAAGAACTATAAGCGGGCTTTTGAAGGCAAAATCTGGTAGCATTAGATACAAAGGCCTTGAATTAACCTCTATGCCTGCACATAAAATAGTAGGGCTTGGAATTAGTCAATCCCCTGAAGGCAGAAGGGTTTTTGGCACATTGACGGTTGAGGAAAACATAAAATTAGGAGCCTACACAAAAGCTAAAATAAACACCTCAACATTGGAATGGATTTACGAGCTCTTTCCCCGCCTAAAAGAAAGAAAAAACCAACTTGCAGGAACCCTATCCGGCGGTGAGCAACAGATGCTCGCTATTGGAAGGGCATTGATGAGCGAGCCAGAGGTATTATTGCTTGATGAGCCAAGTTTAGGCCTTGCGCCTGTATTGGTAAAAGCTATATTTGAGACAATAAAGCAGATTAAAGAAGAAGGCACAACCATCTTGCTTGTTGAGCAAAATGCTAAGGCAGCTTTAAAGTTAGCCGACAGGGGATATGTGCTTGAGGTGGGCAAAATCGTCATGGAGGGAACATCAGAGGAGCTTATGAACTCACCGAAAATACAAGAAGCCTATCTTGGAAAGAAGAAATAA